From the Misgurnus anguillicaudatus chromosome 17, ASM2758022v2, whole genome shotgun sequence genome, one window contains:
- the cryl1 gene encoding lambda-crystallin homolog: MSSLKGKVITVVGSGLIGRSWAMVFLSGGYKVKIYDNKPGQASGAITEIRKQLEELQQSKMLRGNLSAAEQTSLLSSHDDLQQALQDAFFVQECVFEDLEAKQTVFQEVESLVKESVILSSSTSCLMPSNVFSRVQNRTRCIISHPVNPPYYVRLVELVPHPETLPAVMDVAFSLMTDVGQAPVRLRKEIDGFALNRVQYAIIAESWRLVQEGVISVKDIDLVMSEGLGMRYAFIGPIETMHLNAPEGMEDYLQRYSEGIKRVLKSFGPVPEFSGDAAARIKEEICELIPADQEHLTARRERRDQLLMGLAKLKK; this comes from the exons ATGAGTTCATTAAAAGGAAAGGTTATTACAGTGGTCGGAAG TGGGCTCATTGGCCGCTCCTGGGCCATGGTGTTCCTGAGTGGAGGATACAAGGTCAAGATCTATGATAACAAACCGGGGCAAGCTTCAGGAGCCATCACAGAAATCAG GAAACAGCTTGAGGAGCTTCAGCAGTCTAAAATGTTGAGAGGAAATCTCAGCGCTGCAGAACAGACAAGTCTGCTCAGCAGTCATGATGACTTGCAGCAGGCCCTACAGGATGCTTTCTTTGTCCAG gAATGTGTGTTTGAGGACCTGGAAGCCAAACAGACAGTCTTTCAAGAGGTGGAGAGTCTTGTCAAAGAAAGTGTAATTCTCAGTAGTTCCACTTCCTGCTTGATGCCCAGCAACGTGTTTTCTCGGGTCCAGAACCGAACCCGATGCATCATATCTCATCCG GTAAACCCGCCATACTATGTGCGTCTGGTGGAACTGGTGCCACACCCAGAAACACTGCCTGCTGTCATGGATGTCGCCTTTTCACTGATGACCGATGTTGGTCAGGCACCTGTACGTCTCAGGAAGGAAATTGACGGTTTTGCGTTGAACCGTGTTCAGTATGCAATCATAGCTGAGTCCTGGAGGCTAGTTCAG GAAGGCGTGATCTCAGTAAAGGACATTGATTTGGTGATGTCAGAGGGTCTGGGCATGCGTTACGCTTTTATTGGTCCCATTGAAACCATGCATCTCAACGCACCGGAAG GTATGGAAGACTATCTCCAGCGCTACAGTGAGGGCATAAAGAGGGTTCTTAAATCTTTTGGGCCTGTTCCAGAATTTTCTGGAGATGCAGCAGCTAGGATTAAAGAA GAGATCTGTGAGCTGATCCCTGCAGACCAGGAGCACCTCACAGCcaggagagagagaagagatcAACTGCTGATGGGACTGGCTAAGCTGAAGAAATGA
- the gjb8 gene encoding gap junction protein beta 8 produces the protein MSWGALYAQLGGVNKHSTSLGKIWLSVLFIFRICILVIAAETVWGDEQSDFTCNTQQPGCKNVCYDFFFPVSHIRFWCLQLIFVSTPALLVAMHVAYRKRNVRKCLVATRGDSVKETDLESLKKRRLPITGPLWWTYTCSLFFRLLFEAGFMYALYYVYDGFQMARLVKCEEWPCPNKVDCFISRPTEKTVFTIFMVASSSICIVLNVAELGYLIVKALLRCSARAKRNKSYGQHDKIAKEKAYLQNQKNERLLSSISDSSSNKTV, from the coding sequence ATGAGCTGGGGAGCTCTTTATGCCCAGCTGGGAGGGGTAAATAAACACTCCACCAGCTTGGGAAAGATCTGGCTGTCAGTTCTCTTCATCTTTCGTATTTGCATCCTTGTAATAGCTGCCGAGACAGTCTGGGGAGATGAGCAGTCTGACTTCACCTGTAACACACAACAGCCCGGCTGCAAAAATGTTTGCTATGACTTCTTCTTTCCTGTCTCACACATTCGTTTCTGGTGCTTGCAGCTCATCTTTGTTTCAACGCCAGCTTTACTGGTAGCCATGCATGTGGCATATCGCAAACGCAATGTGAGGAAATGCCTTGTGGCCACCCGTGGTGACAGTGTTAAAGAAACTGACCTGGAGAGCCTGAAGAAGAGACGTCTACCCATCACTGGCCCTCTTTGGTGGACCTACACCTGCAGCCTTTTCTTCCGCTTGCTTTTTGAGGCAGGATTCATGTACGCCCTTTATTATGTCTATGATGGGTTTCAGATGGCACGTCTTGTAAAATGTGAGGAGTGGCCCTGTCCCAATAAAGTTGACTGCTTCATATCACGACCGACCGAGAAGACTGTCTTCACTATTTTCATGGTGGCATCTTCATCTATCTGTATTGTGCTCAATGTGGCCGAGCTGGGGTACCTGATTGTCAAAGCATTGCTGAGGTGCTCGGCCAGAGCTAAAAGGAATAAGTCATATGGGCAGCATGATAAAATAGCTAAAGAAAAGGCATACCTGCAGAACCAAAAGAATGAGAGGTTGTTGTCATCCATCTCAGACTCCTCaagcaataaaacagtttaA
- the gja3 gene encoding gap junction alpha-3 protein, translated as MGDWSFLFRLLENAQEHSTVIGKVWLTVLFIFRILVLGAAAEEVWGDEQSDFTCNTQQPGCENVCYDEAFPISHIRFWVLQIIFVSTPTLIYLGHVLHIVRMEEKRKEREEDLRKARRLKDEKELLYRNGGESGGGGKKEKPPIRDEHGKIRIRGALLRTYVFNIIFKTLFEVGFILGQYFLYGFQLRPLYKCKRWPCPNTVDCFISRPTEKTIFIIFMLVVACVSLLLNLLEIYHLGWKKVKQGMTNEFTPDHELLLGSDAPEPESSIASPRTAPPTLSYPPDYAEVAVSSGAFLQPVSASSTAEFKLDPLREELEESSPFYISNNNNNRLAAEQNWANMATEQQTRERHGASPSPSSSSRSSGNGRRAKDAAQPTSTPPSTGGSLSGGAEEAHVTTTVEMHEPPVIFTDARRLSRASKGSSVRARPSDLSV; from the coding sequence ATGGGTGACTGGAGCTTTCTTTTCAGGCTCTTGGAGAACGCACAGGAACACTCAACCGTGATCGGCAAAGTCTGGCTGACCGTGCTCTTCATTTTCAGGATCCTGGTATTGGGGGCGGCGGCAGAGGAAGTCTGGGGCGACGAGCAGTCGGACTTCACCTGTAACACGCAACAGCCCGGCTGTGAGAACGTGTGTTACGACGAGGCCTTTCCAATCTCCCACATCCGCTTCTGGGTGCTCCAGATTATTTTCGTGTCCACGCCGACGCTCATTTACCTGGGCCATGTACTGCACATTGTTCGTATGGAGGAAAAGCGGAAAGAACGCGAGGAGGATCTTCGAAAGGCCAGGAGGCTTAAAGATGAGAAAGAACTCCTGTATAGAAACGGAGGGGAGTCTGGTGGGGGCGGCAAAAAGGAGAAACCACCAATCAGAGACGAGCACGGAAAAATCCGCATTAGAGGCGCCTTGTTGCGTACCTATGTGTTCAACATCATTTTCAAGACCCTGTTTGAGGTGGGCTTTATTTTAGGCCAGTATTTTCTATATGGTTTCCAGTTGAGGCCCCTGTATAAGTGCAAACGGTGGCCCTGCCCTAACACCGTGGACTGCTTCATTTCAAGGCCCACGGAAAAAACCATCTTCATCATATTTATGCTTGTGGTGGCTTGCGTGTCTCTTTTGCTGAATTTGTTAGAAATCTATCACCTCGGATGGAAGAAGGTCAAACAGGGCATGACCAATGAGTTTACCCCGGACCACGAGCTACTGCTCGGTTCGGACGCACCAGAGCCAGAGTCCTCGATCGCGTCGCCCAGAACCGCCCCTCCCACCCTCAGCTACCCGCCGGACTACGCGGAGGTGGCGGTGAGCAGCGGTGCGTTCCTGCAGCCTGTGTCTGCATCCTCCACGGCCGAGTTCAAGTTGGACCCTCTGCGTGAGGAGCTAGAGGAGTCTTCCCCTTTTTACatcagcaacaacaacaacaacaggcTGGCCGCCGAGCAGAACTGGGCCAACATGGCCACCGAGCAGCAGACTCGGGAGAGGCACGGCGCCTCCCCTTCCCCTTCCTCTTCCTCGCGTTCCTCTGGTAACGGGCGGCGAGCCAAAGATGCTGCTCAGCCCACCAGTACTCCACCCTCCACCGGTGGCAGTTTGAGCGGGGGGGCGGAGGAGGCGCACGTCACCACCACGGTAGAGATGCACGAACCCCCCGTCATTTTCACTGATGCTCGACGATTGAGCAGAGCTAGTAAAGGCAGCAGCGTGAGAGCGAGACCCAGTGATTTGTCGGTGTAG